The following are from one region of the Candidatus Hydrogenedens sp. genome:
- a CDS encoding MlaD family protein, translated as MSSKASEFTKKEIIAGFFVLISVIVLVAFVLLVRGYRPNAGTKIYYTKFKNTLGLDRGADVRFGGLKIGKVTDIYPDSEDPSQVCVKLAVSPEIVLNQKCIATVEQVSLTSARHLEISTGEANAPKLEDGSIIPSLTKTGSLVELPDFSSTITKVEKLLDDLTDFLGMDELRKAEATKETKARVTELTQQISGTLEKGTDFIKELNSLVKEQKPQIADILKNIQDIEKDTQKVLEQVNTVISENRGSIHDSLKSVKDVLARVQSIADNSADDLEKILNNIEKITGNVDNLSSEAKNWMSKNRRNIDELILDIKETIRNLRLLSQTLSEQPQSILTGKIPGGKK; from the coding sequence ATGAGTTCAAAAGCGAGTGAATTTACAAAAAAGGAAATTATTGCAGGTTTTTTTGTGCTGATTAGCGTTATTGTCCTTGTGGCTTTTGTCCTTTTGGTGCGTGGTTATCGCCCAAATGCAGGGACAAAAATTTATTACACAAAATTTAAAAATACATTAGGTTTGGACCGTGGTGCCGATGTGCGTTTTGGCGGACTAAAAATTGGAAAAGTTACGGATATTTATCCGGATAGTGAGGACCCAAGTCAGGTATGTGTTAAACTGGCTGTTTCCCCGGAGATTGTTTTAAATCAGAAATGTATCGCCACAGTAGAGCAAGTTTCTCTTACCTCAGCACGACATCTTGAAATTTCAACAGGTGAAGCCAATGCCCCTAAATTGGAAGATGGAAGTATCATACCCTCTTTAACTAAAACAGGTAGCCTTGTGGAACTACCCGATTTTTCAAGTACAATTACAAAAGTAGAGAAACTTTTAGATGATTTGACTGATTTTTTAGGTATGGACGAACTCCGCAAGGCAGAAGCGACAAAAGAAACCAAAGCACGAGTTACAGAATTGACACAGCAAATCAGTGGAACATTAGAAAAAGGAACAGATTTTATCAAGGAACTTAATAGTCTGGTCAAAGAACAAAAGCCACAAATTGCAGATATTTTGAAAAATATTCAGGACATAGAGAAAGACACCCAAAAAGTGTTAGAACAAGTCAATACCGTAATCTCGGAAAATCGAGGCTCAATACATGACTCTTTGAAATCTGTAAAAGATGTTTTGGCAAGAGTGCAATCCATAGCAGATAATAGTGCAGATGATTTAGAAAAAATATTAAACAATATAGAAAAAATTACCGGAAATGTGGATAATTTGTCCTCTGAAGCGAAAAATTGGATGAGTAAAAATCGAAGAAATATTGATGAACTCATTCTGGATATTAAAGAAACCATTCGGAATTTGCGTTTATTGTCGCAAACTTTATCCGAACAACCTCAATCTATACTTACAGGGAAAATCCCGGGAGGTAAAAAATAA
- a CDS encoding ABC transporter ATP-binding protein, protein MNNDNNEYVIEVENLVVQYGTKRVLDDISFKVKKGEIFVILGGSGCGKSTLLRTLVGLIRPHFGKIIMFGKDITTMSTQEQIEVRKRIGMCFQNSALFNSMTVGENVALPLKEHTRLAESTIEIMTQIKLDLVGLGGCSNLYPSQLSGGMKKRAGIARAMALDPEIIFYDEPSSGLDPIVAAGLDHLIRKMQNTFNLTSVVVTHDLESVQIIADRVCLLHAGKIVAIGDLKEMELNTDSYLRQFFTRTPNPEENQSSSAILDSFEDM, encoded by the coding sequence ATGAACAACGATAATAATGAATATGTAATTGAAGTAGAGAACCTTGTTGTTCAGTATGGAACGAAAAGAGTTCTTGACGATATTTCTTTTAAAGTAAAAAAAGGAGAAATTTTTGTTATTTTAGGAGGGAGTGGCTGTGGCAAAAGCACCCTCTTGCGAACACTGGTAGGACTAATTCGCCCACATTTCGGCAAGATTATAATGTTTGGTAAAGATATTACTACAATGAGTACACAAGAACAAATAGAGGTTCGTAAACGGATAGGAATGTGTTTCCAAAATTCCGCTTTGTTTAATTCTATGACTGTAGGTGAAAATGTGGCTTTACCATTAAAGGAACATACCCGTCTTGCAGAATCAACTATCGAAATTATGACACAAATTAAATTGGACCTTGTGGGATTGGGCGGTTGCTCCAATCTTTATCCTTCACAATTAAGCGGTGGAATGAAAAAAAGAGCTGGTATTGCACGAGCTATGGCTTTAGACCCTGAAATTATATTTTATGATGAGCCTTCCTCCGGTCTTGACCCTATTGTTGCAGCGGGGTTGGACCATCTTATCCGAAAGATGCAAAATACTTTTAATCTAACCAGCGTTGTGGTTACTCACGATTTAGAAAGTGTCCAAATTATTGCCGACCGTGTTTGTTTATTACATGCAGGAAAAATAGTGGCAATTGGCGATTTGAAAGAGATGGAATTAAATACCGATTCTTATCTGCGACAATTTTTTACACGAACACCCAATCCGGAAGAAAATCAATCTTCTTCTGCAATTTTAGATTCTTTCGAAGATATGTAA
- a CDS encoding ABC transporter permease, producing MIRYFLGSIGRSFLNGVHSALVVCVLIMDTLNWLFLQPVLGRGLRWRSAVEHFVEYGFHSIPIVGLISLLVGIIMGMQSAYTLQQWGATIFMANLVGISALRELAPLMSAILITGRSGSAITAEIGTMKVSEEVDALMVMGLNPVKFLVVPKFLGMVIAVPCVTVLSMAIMIAGGFIVAVGILGIDFWAYFDQTASALVSKDLFSGMVKSIFFGLTICWVGIYRGFQVEGSAESVGKMTTSSVVTSIFTIIIVDLVWTALFYFTE from the coding sequence ATGATTAGATATTTTTTAGGCAGTATAGGTCGAAGTTTTTTAAATGGCGTGCATTCTGCACTTGTAGTTTGTGTTTTAATTATGGATACGCTGAACTGGCTATTTTTGCAACCCGTATTGGGTCGAGGCTTACGATGGCGTAGTGCGGTGGAACATTTCGTAGAATATGGATTCCATTCTATACCCATAGTCGGTTTAATTTCTCTGCTGGTGGGGATTATTATGGGGATGCAATCTGCCTATACATTACAGCAATGGGGTGCTACCATATTCATGGCAAATCTGGTAGGCATTTCTGCCTTACGGGAATTGGCACCGCTAATGTCCGCCATTCTTATTACAGGACGGAGCGGTTCTGCTATTACTGCTGAAATAGGAACTATGAAGGTGTCAGAAGAGGTAGATGCTCTTATGGTAATGGGATTAAACCCTGTTAAATTTTTAGTTGTTCCGAAGTTTTTAGGTATGGTAATTGCCGTTCCCTGTGTTACAGTCCTCTCAATGGCGATAATGATTGCAGGGGGATTTATTGTAGCGGTGGGTATTCTGGGAATTGATTTCTGGGCCTATTTTGACCAGACCGCAAGTGCGCTGGTTTCTAAAGATTTATTTTCAGGAATGGTTAAAAGTATCTTTTTTGGATTGACTATTTGTTGGGTTGGTATCTATCGTGGATTTCAAGTAGAAGGAAGTGCGGAAAGTGTAGGTAAAATGACTACATCTTCTGTTGTTACTTCTATTTTTACCATAATCATTGTAGATTTAGTCTGGACAGCGTTATTTTACTTTACAGAATGA
- a CDS encoding Gfo/Idh/MocA family oxidoreductase, with the protein MKNFDKLSRRDFMKAASIIPSSLSISMLMAQTQNIKEKARIGVVGVGNRGHFLVDLLTQCSDVEIHAIADIKKEHAERTKLLCEQRQKFSPETYTNGETDFENLVKRDDMDCVLCATSWEWHTPVALSAMKSEKIAALEVPSATTIKECWELIETSEKQKQPCFILENVCYFQEPLTILRMIREGCFGEVVHAEGGYQHDCRFLLADETGQLTWRGKKLINRVGNSYPTHPIGPISQWFNINRGDRFTSLYSVSTPPFGIHEYFIKKYGPEHELSKMKIKHGDINTTILQTFLGKTITLYHDTSLPRPYDSIFRLQGTKGIYFGSLQKIYLEDISPQKDTWEDFESYTKKYTHPIWSAYESAGGSTAGHGLGDFITVRELVRAIRTGQTSLPDVYDSATWSAIIDLSEQSAAAGGKKVDFPDFTNGRWKTNQPIPVIQLPQQWLSSC; encoded by the coding sequence ATGAAAAATTTTGATAAATTGTCAAGAAGGGACTTTATGAAAGCGGCATCAATTATTCCTTCATCGTTATCTATAAGTATGCTGATGGCACAAACGCAAAATATAAAAGAAAAAGCAAGAATTGGAGTTGTTGGAGTTGGTAATCGAGGGCATTTTTTGGTGGATTTGTTGACACAATGTTCGGATGTCGAAATACATGCTATCGCAGATATTAAAAAAGAACATGCAGAACGAACAAAATTATTATGTGAACAACGACAAAAATTTTCCCCTGAAACTTACACCAATGGAGAGACCGATTTTGAAAATTTAGTGAAGCGTGATGATATGGATTGTGTGTTATGTGCAACCTCATGGGAATGGCATACTCCGGTAGCACTATCGGCTATGAAATCGGAAAAAATAGCGGCTCTTGAAGTCCCATCGGCAACAACTATTAAAGAATGCTGGGAATTAATTGAGACTTCGGAAAAACAAAAACAACCTTGTTTTATATTAGAAAATGTATGCTACTTTCAAGAGCCATTAACGATTCTTCGAATGATACGGGAAGGTTGTTTTGGTGAAGTTGTTCATGCAGAAGGTGGATACCAGCACGATTGCCGATTCCTATTAGCCGATGAGACAGGTCAGCTGACTTGGCGAGGGAAGAAACTTATTAACAGAGTAGGAAACTCTTATCCTACTCATCCTATTGGACCTATTTCGCAGTGGTTTAATATCAATAGGGGAGACCGTTTTACTTCTTTATATAGTGTTTCAACCCCTCCTTTCGGTATCCATGAATATTTTATAAAAAAGTATGGTCCGGAACATGAATTATCGAAAATGAAAATAAAGCACGGAGATATAAACACCACGATACTTCAGACATTTTTAGGTAAGACTATTACGCTATATCATGATACATCATTACCACGCCCCTATGACTCTATCTTTAGACTTCAGGGGACAAAAGGAATTTATTTCGGCTCTTTACAAAAAATATATTTAGAAGATATAAGTCCTCAGAAAGATACTTGGGAAGATTTTGAATCTTATACCAAGAAATATACCCATCCAATTTGGTCTGCTTATGAATCTGCAGGAGGTTCTACAGCCGGACATGGGTTGGGCGACTTCATTACTGTACGGGAATTGGTACGTGCTATCCGAACAGGACAAACCTCTCTTCCCGATGTTTATGATTCGGCTACTTGGTCAGCTATTATAGATTTG
- a CDS encoding ABC-type transport auxiliary lipoprotein family protein, whose product MFLSLLYKKSYWRLNRCLLGCICLAFIFFGCISGPSLHYYTLENTIKPVEDASPLCLQVASIRLSESLKRKEIMVRKNSVQVDYYSIHLWASSLEELITNKINQTFLCYQSEKKLPDYYLHIDVLNFEEVESSTFPVAYVKFVVQFLNPSSMEILAQKIYSIEKESPNKGVPELVKTFSTCVDEIINKIYIDAKNIEKP is encoded by the coding sequence ATGTTTCTATCTCTTCTCTATAAGAAGTCTTATTGGCGATTAAATCGATGTCTTTTAGGTTGCATTTGTCTCGCATTTATTTTTTTCGGTTGTATATCAGGTCCCTCTTTACATTACTACACTTTAGAAAATACAATTAAGCCTGTAGAAGATGCATCCCCATTATGTCTTCAGGTAGCAAGTATCCGTTTATCAGAATCGTTGAAAAGAAAAGAGATTATGGTTCGAAAAAATTCCGTTCAGGTGGATTATTACTCTATCCATCTTTGGGCTTCCAGTTTGGAAGAATTGATAACAAATAAAATAAATCAAACTTTTTTGTGTTATCAATCTGAGAAAAAGTTACCGGATTATTATCTACATATAGATGTGCTTAATTTTGAGGAAGTAGAGAGTTCTACTTTTCCTGTTGCTTATGTTAAATTTGTCGTTCAATTTTTGAATCCGAGTAGTATGGAAATATTAGCCCAGAAAATTTATTCCATTGAAAAAGAATCTCCGAATAAAGGCGTTCCTGAATTAGTAAAAACTTTTTCTACCTGTGTTGATGAAATAATAAATAAAATATATATAGATGCAAAAAACATTGAAAAACCTTAA